One Ricinus communis isolate WT05 ecotype wild-type chromosome 1, ASM1957865v1, whole genome shotgun sequence DNA window includes the following coding sequences:
- the LOC8271516 gene encoding signal peptide peptidase produces the protein MKNGERLANIALAGLTLAPLVVKVDPNLNVILTACLAVYVGCYRSVKPTPPAETMSNEHAMRFPFVGSAMLLSLFLLFKFLSKDLVNAVLTCYFFVLGIIALSATLLPAIKRYLPKHWNDDVITWHFPYFRSLEIEFTRSQIVASIPGTFFCAWYASQKHWLANNILGLAFCIQGIEMLSLGSFKTGAILLAGLFVYDIFWVFFTPVMVSVAKSFDAPIKLLFPTADAARPFSMLGLGDIVIPGIFVALALRFDVSRGKDSQYFKSAFLGYTAGVVLTIVVMNWFQAAQPALLYIVPAVIGFLAAHVIWNGEVKPLMEFDESKTAASTQESSESNSAKKVE, from the exons atgaagAACGGTGAACGTCTTGCCAATATTGCGTTAGCAG GTTTGACATTGGCGCCGCTTGTTGTGAAGGTAGATCCAAACTTAAATGTCATCTTGACTGCATGTCTTGCAGTTTATGTTGGGTGTTACCGATCTGTCAAGCCAACCCCACCTGCA GAGACGATGTCTAATGAACATGCAATGCGCTTTCCCTTTGTTGGGAGTGCAATGTTATTGTCGCTATTCTTACTCTTCAAGTTTCTTTCAAAAGACTTGGTTAATGCTGTTTTGACATGCTACTTTTTCGTGCTTGGAATCATCGCTCTTTC GGCGACATTGTTACCAGCTATTAAGCGTTATTTGCCAAAGCATTGGAATGATGATGTTATTACCTGGCATTTTCCATATTTTCGCT CTTTGGAGATTGAGTTCACCAGATCTCAGATAGTTGCCTCGATTCCTGGAACATTCTTTTGTGCATGGTATGCTTCCCAGAAGCATTGGCTGGCTAACAATATTTTGGGCTTGGCCTTCTGTATTCAG GGAATTGAAATGCTTTCCCTTGGGTCTTTTAAGACTGGCGCCATCCTCTTG GCCGGACTTTTTGTATATGATATTTTCTGGGTTTTCTTCACTCCTGTGATGGTTAGTGTAGCAAAATCTTTTGATGCTCCTATAAAG CTTTTGTTCCCAACAGCAGATGCTGCACGGCCATTTTCGATGCTTGGGCTTGGTGACATTGTTATCCCTG gtaTTTTTGTAGCTCTGGCATTGAGATTTGATGTCTCTAGAGGAAAAGACAGCCAGTATTTTAAGAGTGCTTTTCTAGGATACACAGCTGGTGTGGTCCTTACAATTGTTGTCATGAACTGGTTCCAAGCTGCCCAG CCTGCACTTCTATACATCGTACCTGCTGTAATAGGATTCTTAGCAGCTCATGTTATATGGAACGGTGAAGTTAAACCG TTGATGGAGTTCGATGAATCTAAGACTGCTGCATCGACTCAAGAAAGTAGCGAAAGCAACTCTGCCAAAAAGGTGGAGTGA
- the LOC8271515 gene encoding PH, RCC1 and FYVE domains-containing protein 1, giving the protein MSRTDRMASDLSRTGPVERDIEQAITALKKGAYLLKYGRRGKPKFCPFRLSNDESVLIWFSGKEEKHLKLSHVSRIISGQRTPIFQRYPRPEKEYQSFSLIYNERSLDLICKDKDEAEVWFSGLKALITRSHQRKWRTESRSDGIPSEANSPRTYTRRSSPLNSPFGSNDSLQKDGDQLRLHSPYESPPKNGLDKAFSDVILYAVPPKGFFPSDSASASVHSLSSGGSDSVRGHMKAMAMDAFRVSLSSAVSSSSQGSGHDDSDALGDVFIWGEGTGDGVLGGGAHRAGSGFGVKLDSLLPKALESTVVLDVQNIACGGRHAALVTKQGEVFSWGEESGGRLGHGVDSDVLHPKLIDSLSNINIELVACGEYHTCAVTLSGDLYTWGDGTYNFGLLGHGNEVSHWVPKRVNGPLEGIHVSSISCGPWHTAVVTSSGQLFTFGDGTFGVLGHGDRKSVSIPREVESLKGLRTVRAACGVWHTAAVVEVMVGNSSSSNCSSGKLFTWGDGDKGRLGHGDKEAKLVPTCVAALVEPNFCQVACGHSLTVALTTSGHVYTMGSPVYGQLGNPQADGKLPNRVEGRLSKSFVEEIACGAYHVAVLTSKTEVYTWGKGANGRLGHGDTDDRNFPSLVEALKDKQVKSIACGTNFTAAICLHKWVSGIDQSMCSGCRLPFNFKRKRHNCYNCGLVFCHSCSSKKSLKASMAPNPNKPFRVCDNCYSKLRKAIETDASSQSSVSRRGSVNHGSNEFIDKDEKLDSRSRAQLARFSSMESLKQAENRSKRNKKLEFNSSRVSPVPNGGSQWGALNISKSFNPMFGSSKKFFSASVPGSRIVSRATSPISRRPSPPRSTTPTPTLGGLTSPKLVVNDAKRTNESLSQEVNKLRAQVEGLTRKAQVQEVELERAAKQLKEAIAIAGEETAKCKAAKEVIKSLTAQLKDMAERLPVGAARNIKSPSFTSFGPTPASNDISSAAADRLNGQIASQEPDTNGLNSQLLSNGSTTTSMRNSGHNKQGHVEATVRNGSRTKETETHHEAEWVEQDEPGVYITLTSLPGGVKDLKRVRFSRKRFSEKQAEQWWAENRARVYEQYNVRTIDKSSVGVGSEDLAN; this is encoded by the exons CCGATCTTTCAAAGGTATCCACGACCTGAGAAGGAGTACCAATCCTTTTCTCTTATATATAACGAAAGATCACTGGATTTG ATCTGCAAAGATAAAGATGAAGCGGAGGTGTGGTTTAGTGGTTTGAAAGCACTAATTACGCGTAGTCatcaaagaaaatggagaaCAGAATCAAGGAGTGATGGAATTCCATCTGAAGCAAATAGTCCTAGGACATACACTCGTAGAAGTTCTCCTCTGAACTCTCCATTTGGTAGTAATGACAGTTTGCAGAAG GATGGAGATCAGCTTCGTCTTCATAGTCCATATGAAAGTCCCCCTAAAAATGGTCTGGACAAGGCATTTTCAGATGTGATATTATATGCTGTTCCTCCCAAGGGCTTTTTTCCCTCAGATTCTGCTAGTGCTTCAGTACATTCTTTGTCATCTGGTGGCTCAGATAGTGTACGTGGGCATATGAAAGCGATGGCAATGGATGCCTTCAGAGTTAGCCTATCTAGTGCTGTTAGCTCGTCTAGCCAAGGTTCTGGTCATGATGACAGCGATGCCTTGGGAGATGTCTTCATTTGGGGGGAAGGAACAGGGGATGGTGTCCTAGGAGGTGGAGCTCATAGAGCTGGAAGTGGCTTTGGTGTAAAATTGGATTCCTTATTGCCAAAAGCCTTAGAATCAACTGTAGTACTTGATGTTCAGAACATAGCTTGTGGTGGAAGACATGCAGCCTTAGTTACCAAGCAAGGAGAGGTTTTCTCTTGGGGGGAGGAATCAGGAGGCAGGCTTGGGCATGGTGTAGACTCTGATGTTTTACATCCAAAGCTTATTGATTCCCTTAGTAATATAAACATTGAGCTTGTGGCGTGTGGTGAATACCATACCTGTGCTGTAACACTTTCTGGTGATTTGTACACTTGGGGTGACGGCACTTACAATTTTGGTCTTCTTGGGCATGGTAATGAAGTAAGTCACTGGGTCCCAAAAAGAGTGAATGGGCCCTTGGAAGGCATACATGTCTCATCCATTTCTTGTGGACCCTGGCATACAGCAGTTGTAACCTCTTCCGGGCAATTGTTTACTTTTGGTGATGGTACATTCGGTGTTCTGGGTCATGGAGATAGGAAAAGTGTTTCAATTCCAAGGGAAGTGGAATCCCTCAAAGGTCTTCGCACTGTACGAGCAGCCTGTGGTGTTTGGCATACTGCTGCAGTTGTAGAAGTCATGGTTGGGAATTCAAGTTCCAGCAATTGTTCTTCAGGAAAGCTGTTCACTTGGGGAGATGGAGATAAAGGTCGACTTGGGCATGGTGACAAGGAAGCAAAACTGGTTCCTACATGTGTTGCTGCTCTGGTTGAACCTAACTTTTGCCAAGTTGCATGCGGACATAGTCTGACAGTTGCACTTACAACCTCAGGCCATGTCTACACGATGGGCAGTCCTGTTTATGGCCAGCTAGGAAACCCCCAAGCTGATGGAAAGCTACCCAACCGAGTTGAAGGAAGGCTCTCTAAGAGTTTTGTTGAGGAGATTGCTTGCGGTGCTTATCATGTTGCAGTCTTAACTTCAAAAACAGAAGTCTATACCTGGGGCAAGGGAGCAAATGGACGATTAGGCCACGGGGATACTGATGATAGAAATTTCCCATCATTGGTAGAAGCCCTGAAAGACAAACAAGTGAAAAGTATTGCTTGTGGCACTAATTTTACTGCTGCTATCTGCCTTCATAAGTGGGTTTCTGGGATTGATCAGTCTATGTGCTCTGGTTGCCGCCTTCcatttaatttcaaaagaaaacgGCACAACTGTTATAATTGTGGACTGGTTTTTTGTCATTCATGCAGCAGTAAAAAGTCTCTTAAGGCTTCCATGGCACCAAATCCCAACAAACCTTTTCGTGTCTGTGATAATTGCTATAGTAAATTGAGGAAAGCAATTGAAACTGATGCTTCATCTCAGTCTTCTGTGAGCAGACGAGGTAGTGTCAATCATGGGTCTAATGAGTTCATTGATAAAGATGAGAAGTTGGACTCTAGATCACGTGCTCAACTTGCTAGGTTTTCATCAATGGAATCCTTGAAGCAGGCAGAAAATAGATCTAAGAGAAACAAGAAACTGGAATTCAACAGTAGCCGTGTTTCACCTGTCCCTAATGGAGGCTCCCAATGGGGGGCActtaatatttcaaaatcatttaatcCTATGTTTGGTTCATCCAAAAAATTTTTCTCAGCTTCCGTTCCTGGGTCACGAATTGTTTCTCGAGCAACATCACCAATATCGAGACGACCCAGCCCACCTCGCTCAACAACACCAACCCCAACCCTTGGTGGACTAACCTCACCAAAACTTGTTGTAAATGATGCTAAGAGAACAAATGAGAGCCTTAGCCAGGAGGTTAATAAATTGAGAGCACAG GTGGAGGGTCTTACTCGCAAAGCCCAGGTCCAAGAAGTTGAGTTGGAAAGGGCAGCTAAACAGCTGAAGGAAGCAATAGCAATTGCAGGAGAAGAGACTGCTAAATGCAAAGCGGCAAAGGAAGTCATCAAGTCGCTGACTGCCCAA TTAAAGGACATGGCTGAAAGGCTTCCAGTAGGAGCAGCCCGGAACATCAAATCTCCTTCCTTTACTTCTTTTGGCCCAACTCCTGCTTCAAATGATATTTCTAGTGCTGCTGCTGATCGTCTGAATGGTCAAATAGCATCCCAAGAACCAGATACAAATGGATTAAACAGCCAGTTGTTGTCTAATGGATCTACCACCACCAGTATGCGTAATTCCGGGCACAACAAACAAGGGCATGTGGAAGCAACAGTCAGAAATGGAAGCAGAACAAAGGAAACCGAAACACACCATGAAGCTGAATGGGTTGAGCAAGATGAGCCTGGAGTATACATAACACTTACCTCCCTGCCAGGAGGTGTCAAGGATCTTAAACGAGTGCGCTTCAG CCGGAAGCGGTTCAGTGAGAAGCAAGCGGAACAGTGGTGGGCAGAGAACAGAGCAAGAGTGTATGAACAATACAATGTGCGCACGATTGACAAGTCAAGTGTTGGTGTCGGGAGTGAGGATTTGGCTAACTAG
- the LOC125370895 gene encoding uncharacterized protein LOC125370895 isoform X1 produces the protein MISIFSDFPPCKRLHIRIPTNSDTTGTLLPMLRTRATSAAASAQEGQDEFSAQMAPPAPARGTRRRGRPRAVAQPDQSETQEVRGAGGILMEAFVFGMTGMQRALEQLLAFQQQQAVQGSGSRVSGSGIRNPDNAPMSEYTKLRHVEFDGQLGTLWTSRTSRMRLRKGHLICTVMIGGPSRWPDFS, from the exons AtgatttcaatattttccGACTTCCCGCCATGTAAGCGTCTCCATATTCGAATTCCGACAAATTCCGACACTACTGGCACG CTCTTGCCAATGCTGAGAACCCGAGCGACTTCAGCTGCAGCATCAGCCCAGGAAGGCCAAGATGAGTTTTCTGCTCAGATGGCCCCTCCGGCCCCAGCTCGTGGTACTAGGAGGCGAGGTAGGCCTCGAGCAGTAGCCCAACCGGATCAGAGCGAGACTCAAGAGGTACGTGGTGCTGGTGGAATCCTAATGGAGGCTTTTGTGTTCGGTATGACTGGGATGCAGAGGGCCTTAGAGCAGTTGTTAGCCTTCCAACAGCAGCAGGCTGTCCAGGGTTCAGGAAGCCGTGTTAGTGGGTCTGGTATCAGGAATCCGGACAATGCTCCCATGTCCGAGTACACCAAGTTAAGACATGTGGAGTTTGATGGACAGCTGGGGACCCTCTGGACGTCTCGGACTTCTCGGATGAGGTTGAGAAAAGGGCATCTGATTTGCACTGTTATGATAGGAGGACCATCAAGATGGCCGGATTTTTCTTGA
- the LOC125370895 gene encoding uncharacterized protein LOC125370895 isoform X2 — MLRTRATSAAASAQEGQDEFSAQMAPPAPARGTRRRGRPRAVAQPDQSETQEVRGAGGILMEAFVFGMTGMQRALEQLLAFQQQQAVQGSGSRVSGSGIRNPDNAPMSEYTKLRHVEFDGQLGTLWTSRTSRMRLRKGHLICTVMIGGPSRWPDFS, encoded by the coding sequence ATGCTGAGAACCCGAGCGACTTCAGCTGCAGCATCAGCCCAGGAAGGCCAAGATGAGTTTTCTGCTCAGATGGCCCCTCCGGCCCCAGCTCGTGGTACTAGGAGGCGAGGTAGGCCTCGAGCAGTAGCCCAACCGGATCAGAGCGAGACTCAAGAGGTACGTGGTGCTGGTGGAATCCTAATGGAGGCTTTTGTGTTCGGTATGACTGGGATGCAGAGGGCCTTAGAGCAGTTGTTAGCCTTCCAACAGCAGCAGGCTGTCCAGGGTTCAGGAAGCCGTGTTAGTGGGTCTGGTATCAGGAATCCGGACAATGCTCCCATGTCCGAGTACACCAAGTTAAGACATGTGGAGTTTGATGGACAGCTGGGGACCCTCTGGACGTCTCGGACTTCTCGGATGAGGTTGAGAAAAGGGCATCTGATTTGCACTGTTATGATAGGAGGACCATCAAGATGGCCGGATTTTTCTTGA
- the LOC107261872 gene encoding uncharacterized protein LOC107261872 — MGHMARECPCYLGRLFLGSSRCDDHFSYTRIFQGGSRCHQEGRSFGGRSTRGRSGDKVQGQASGSQQSGRRQARVFTLTLLRMHELQMLCQIIQPSRQLHPRCRSGLQNALKLL, encoded by the exons ATGGGTCATATGGCTCGAGAGTGTCCTTGCTACTTGGGCCGGCTTTTCCTGGGCTCGTCGCGGTGTGACGACCACTTTTCCTACACCCGGATTTTTCAAGGTGGATCTCGATGTCACCAAGAGGGCCGTAGTTTTGGAGGTAGATCTACAAGAGGCCGATCTGGGGACAAAGTTCAAGGTCAAGCTTCAGGCTCTCAGCAGTCAGGCCGGAGGCAAGCGAGAGTGTTCACCCTCACACTCCTCAGGATGCACGAGCTTCAAATGTTATGTCAG ATAATCCAGCCTtcccgccagctccacccgaggtgTAGGAGCGGACTACAGAACGCGTtaaaact attatga